The sequence below is a genomic window from bacterium.
TAAAATTGCAGAGCCTCTATCGCTATTTGAGCCGCTTGTCCTTTTGCGAACAACGGTTCCGAAGAAATGAGTCGGAATGTAACAAAGAACGCCAGACCCGCAACATTGCGGTTTTCGGGAACACGCCGCATGAATGATGATTCGTTTCCCGACACGCGGGAGCGTGTCGGCTAGTGCCAGAAAGAACCTTCCTCCCGACTAGGCAACACGCTCCCGCGTGTTGCCCTACCCACATGAATCCAGCGCCGCGTTCACCAGCTTGTCCGCGTCCTTGTTCTTCTCGCGGGGGACGTGGCGGATGCGGAGGGCGAAGGGCAAACCCGTTTTGGCCTTCTGCACCTCATCGTAGAGAGCGCGCAGTCGGGGTTCCTTGATCTTCCACTTGCCGGTGATTTGCATGACCAATAGCGTGCTGTCCGAGCGGACGTGCAACGTCTTGGCTCCGCTCTTCGCAATCACCGGATCGGACGCGCACTTCTCGAGCAGATGGATCAGGGCTTGATATTCGGCCTCGTTGTTGGTGGCATGGCCGATGGTCTTGCCTTCTTCGAGAAGGACGTTGCCATCATGATCCCGGACGACCACCCCAATCGCCGCCGGACCGGGATTGCCGCGCGCACCGCCGTCAATGAAAGCGAACAAATCCAAAAGGCTAAAAATCTGAAACGCTGAAAAACTGAAATGAACTATGCTTGTTTCGTCTCACTGCGGCGAGTCTTGTTGGCAATGGTAACCAGAACAGCCGTAATCTGTCCAGCCTCGTCCATGAGATCATGCAACTTCTCCGT
It includes:
- a CDS encoding ribonuclease HI family protein, with product MDLFAFIDGGARGNPGPAAIGVVVRDHDGNVLLEEGKTIGHATNNEAEYQALIHLLEKCASDPVIAKSGAKTLHVRSDSTLLVMQITGKWKIKEPRLRALYDEVQKAKTGLPFALRIRHVPREKNKDADKLVNAALDSCG